ATTTCCCCCAATGTCGTTCTTGTCATGAATATTGAATATTCTCCATGTCATGGGTAAGCTGTACTTTGTGCGGAGAGAGGCTTAAAAAGGTACAACAATGGAAATCTCAGTTCAGAGTCAATTTTGAATGAATTGTTACTTAATAGGTaatgaaatatgaattttggattTAGTTCTCTTCTTCTGGCTTACATGTGTGTGAATGTCTCTAACAAAAGCAGACAATTTTTAATCCTAGTAAATAAAAGGTAGTGGCAAGTTGGAATTGTATGAAGTGATTCTTACTCCAACTCCTAAAACCAATGAGATTTGAGATTGCTATTGTTTTGATTATAAATGTTATCAAGGAGTTTGGTATGAGTTATGAGTAATGTGCCATTATTGGTGAGGAGATGATGACCTGCTCCCTCCCATGACTTTGAAAGTCATGTACACATTAAGAGGCCCCAATCATATCATGTAGATATTAACCATGACTGTTAGGGCCTGTGTCATGTCTATAGGTGAAGTCCACTCCTACTTTGTAGATATGAACTGTGACCGTTAGAGCCTCTGTCACATGGGGTTGCGGGGCCGGGGATTGTAATGAATTGTCATGCTTGCGTGGAATTGTAATGGTACTCCctcctcacggctttaaaagtTGGCCCCCCTCCTATCATGTAGATATTAACGATGACCAATTAGATCACTGTCATGGTTAAGAGAAGCTTATTATGTATATGGTGTCAGAAACTTCTTTTCTTGACCGATGTAGGATCTCACAAGGTAAAGTTGGAAGAGCATCTATGCTTTATGGGATATTGCAAATGCACATGGAAGGGAGGATTTGGAGGGGGCTACATCAATTGTACCATTGCTGTTGCAATGAAAGGATCTATGCGTTTATGTTACATGGATTGATCTTCCTTAGGTTCATTACTTCTGTGGAGCTTTTGCATACCCCATCTATGCATGTTATCTTCTATATTTTTGTACTGCATTTGGTAATTGATTTTCAGGTTACACTTGATTGGTTCCAGCACTTGAACCAATTCTCATTCACTCATTTAAGAACCAacacaaaaatataaatcaaaaccCAGCAGTAACCCATTTTGACCAATGCCATATTGGGTCTTACTTGTAAGAGCTGATGGGTAGATGGACAAACTCCAACTGAAGAACCAAGTGCCTTAAGAAGGAAGGAAAAGTTTGGTTTCAACAGTAGAGGCTGACCGTTGTAACACTCGTGCTGACCTTTTAGTATGTTTGTTTATGTCTGAACCAATCTTGTATATATTTGGGTTCTTAGCTTTCATTCATTTactgatataatattttaatatttgactGTTTTCAATACTCTTCTTTTCAACAAAAGTCATTGGTTATGTTCTAGAAAAGCTACAAAAATATGCTAGGAGCTTTTATTATTTGTCTAAACTACAAACACTATAGCATCTGGACAACCCTCGGTAGGGTTCCATaccatttatttccttttaggTGATATCCTAGCAAGTGAGATTATCCCCAGGTGTGACACCTAGTTGATTACAGTATTCCGTGTAGTATTCAACTCGGGCATTGACGGTGGCTTGATTTGCCCCATCACATTCCAGTGCACCGTTAATGGCTCGAATGGTTGCCCCAAACCCTTGGTCTATGACTGATTGGACAAAGTTTACCCAGTACCACAAAGCTGTCTTGAATGACACAACTGGGTCTGATGCCACAGTTTCAGGAGAGTTCAAGCCATCAAATCCTATGTCCTCTCCGGCAGGCCCGTAGTTGAAGTTCCATGATAGCTGAATCGGTCCACGTCCATAGTAACCCTTCCCAGCCACACATGGATACTGGGTGTTGGTCTCATCACAGTAGTCCCTAGAGCTTCCATTGATCTCCTCTATGTAGCAAAAATCTGCACACACAAAACTTTTAGTCAATATTTGTTGTTTCAACTAGAGAAATTAAGATAGTATGTCTCGAAAAATGGGTTCAAATCTTACGTCCAGTCTCATGGGTAACATGCGCAAAGAAAGCAGCGATCTCACGCTTAGAATCCTCCTCTGAACCAACCCTGCCAAACTGAGAAAACGAGTTGAGAGCCTCAAGAAACCTCGCCCTTGAGTAGAAGTTCTTCCCTTCACAACTCGCATCAGCCTGATCAATTATCCCATTGAAGAACTTCTGTGTCACGATATCTGCAACCGAGACATTGTTGGTACTTGGGGCCGGATTGCAGGGACCCTCTTGGCACCCGGTGCCACAGTAGTCGTCGCCTGTGCCACAGTACCCCCATCTGCTGCAGCAAAGGTCTGCGGCACAGCCACAGTCCTGACCCACCACCCCTCTAGGCAGTGCTCCAGCCAAAATTCCGGCAAGGAGGACAGTCAATGAGAGGTTCCTCAGGGCGAGGGATGCCATTTTGGAAGGATATAACAGAAATGTGTGATCTGAATACAGAGTCTGAAACTAGAATGGTTTATTTATAGTGCAGAAGAGGAAAATTGCTGGGTCAAGCAGCACTAAAGTATCGGAGATTAATGTCGGCCATAAAGATTTCTAGAGGGCGTAAAACTTTGACCTTGCTGTAGATTTTTGATTAATCAGACTTCTGACTTCAGAAATGTCAGGATTGGTTCTACTTGCATGTATGTTTCAAAAGCCTGATTAGATTAGATTAGGAAGATTGTTAAATGTTTTTGATATCAATATGATTACCGACTTTTTTTTGGggtttagtttttgttttatgtgtTTGTAACGGTTGTCTGATAAAAGCTAGGCTTTGTTTGAATCctgaaatatattaaatatattaattcaacgattttaattattgaaaataagaaaagaaagaaattggtGGTCTAGATTGATAGTGGAAGTCAATGGAATTAAAGTGATTTGGATGCCAACTATCAAAGAATTGACTTCTTTGGGTAGGTGATGTGATTTGGATGCCAACTATCTAGGAATTGGATCTCTTTGGATAGGTGATTTTGCACTTTCATTGGATTGAGTAGACTTTTCATTCAATCATTTTTGTGATCCacacaaaatattgaaaataaagttCAACACCCTAGttgttaaggaaaaaaaagtgataattagaaattattcaaaaaaaaaaaaaaaaaaacaaagaaaaaggaaaagaaagaaaaataattagtttgggtttatttcattttttttaacaaaaaggaataattaaaaaaaaaaaaaacaactgaaaAATTCAAACGAAATTGAAATGCAGAGGTTCAGTTATCAAAGTTTCATTTGAAAGGGAATCaacttttacttttatttatttattttttcaattatttagaATTCATATatctccaaaattttcttatacCATCAATGAGTAGGTAGGGGCATAATTTGGGTGGGTTCAGGAGGATAAGCTTGCGAGGGAAATAGTTAATATTTGGGCTGGGCCGAGTTAAACATAAGGGGCGGTTTTGGATTTGGTCTTCGGACTTAGCCCACTTGCTTGGGCTCGGTCCTGGGATTTTGTGCttcacctattttatttttatttttaattttgtaaatagtATGCAAAATATTCgtgtaaataaaaaacaatgtgATGTGTTAGggtttgaattcaaaattcaagcGAGAAAAACTCTTCTATAAAAGCCTTTACAAGGCAGAAAAACTGAGGGTGAGTAATCTAGAGAGAAAGTAATCAATGTCAATTCTTTTGTGAGACATTGGTTTTCTGACTTGTGAAAATTTACCAAGTGTTGGAACAACAGTAAAGAATAATTTTGTAATCCTTATTGAATAATAATACAAGTTGTGAAGGATTCACTTTTGTTGGAgtgtttgggaaggttaagacGGGTCCTTAGTCTCActtagaggaaaaaaattggTGGCTATTTCCTTGTCACACCCACCAAAATAGCTACAAATTGGTAGAGGCACATGAAGTGGcccaaatgaataaatttttaaaatatttttgtaaaacattCCTTTACATTTggttataatggaaaaaaatggtagaaaagaagaaaggaaggaaataCTAAAAGATTTTTCTCATCATTTCCttgcaaaaatggtagaaaagtttgaaaaaaagtgCATTCTtcctaattttcatatttgaatttccaAAAGTTTTATTCCATCACACCCACAGCTCAGAGCCAGTGCCATCTCGGGTAGAGCTCCGGCGAGGAGGATTGCAGCTGGGGTGGCTGCCATTTTTGTTGGTttggatgaaaatgatgatagagagaaaaaaaagaaaagaaaaaagaaaccctGTTGGCTAGTTGATCATCCCATGACTGTTAGGTTTATTGACTTTGACTTGTCCAAAAGGAttggaacttttttttttgttttttggctttaaattataataatgaatttttttttttttaaaaaactgtctTGTATCATTTAATATTCTAATAGTGATCTACCATTCaataaatgatttattaaatagaCTCTTACAgtgatttaaattttagaagtacaaaaatttattatctcttagggaatattttattattttgtaaattattattggTGTGTTTGGGTTATTTTTTTCATAGCTTATCTCTTGTTACTTATTCATGTAGCAACAATCCGATTATGGCTAAAGACACAACATAATAAACCCGTAAAAGGAAGGTTTCATAGGATAAACTCTTTATAGCCTTTTGGGTTACACGTTATTAAGCTTAGGTACTTTGGTCCAAACCCTAGCAATTAACATTGCTACCAGGGGAAACACCAAATTGATTGCAATAGTCCTTGTAATACTTGACAC
This region of Vitis vinifera cultivar Pinot Noir 40024 chromosome 5, ASM3070453v1 genomic DNA includes:
- the LOC100256098 gene encoding endochitinase EP3; translation: MASLALRNLSLTVLLAGILAGALPRGVVGQDCGCAADLCCSRWGYCGTGDDYCGTGCQEGPCNPAPSTNNVSVADIVTQKFFNGIIDQADASCEGKNFYSRARFLEALNSFSQFGRVGSEEDSKREIAAFFAHVTHETGHFCYIEEINGSSRDYCDETNTQYPCVAGKGYYGRGPIQLSWNFNYGPAGEDIGFDGLNSPETVASDPVVSFKTALWYWVNFVQSVIDQGFGATIRAINGALECDGANQATVNARVEYYTEYCNQLGVTPGDNLTC